One Gemmatimonadota bacterium DNA segment encodes these proteins:
- a CDS encoding sulfatase, with translation MNRRNPSRIFPATVLGLTLVSCSGSPSGSTVLTADMPLHLEQHLEVATIVGSEVPADVPTVLEWRFDEPQEDWKPVVPWNPTIDPVEVTQLDDALRVTLTDGTRNPNGNPRGGLVLEVPDWNYEDLAHLVVRARTSDAVSAFFIGFNRREGTGTDTSDSNPFEHGGDAVPVVRDGTVQTYRARLDFFGGNPPPEGRIRQIALWFAASDPASIDILSITLTTKVANYADAGAASRTEIRNRIYRQALYTHTPGSVEYRVKIPEGGRLDFAMGVLREDVPVTFRVTVIPDGAGGDDPTTLFEEQYAVKEGWGQRSVDLADFAGQTVTLGLEAESEDEGRVALWGAPTVTGAGQPPLPNVIFYVFDGGAADYMSVYGYNRRTTPTLERLAQEGVVFERAYSNSSWTLPSTASFMTSLHTSVMGSLSEADVNPVPAEAVTMAEHMHRAGYQTAVFTGNPNAGTLSGLQRGVDLFREDWEDFSYFGGNNHKESSKYLHEGFWSWREAYPSQPFWAHFQTTDTHGDFPAPPPFGGLFVTAEEAESLTESRERLREFGIVGHNPYSPAWDSTGISRTAFYSVAKGLYDEAMAHNDYRLGQLIDRLKAEGEWENTLLIIGGDHSIRAAIGGDVGLELNDSLPPFWSWPILRPTVTRVPLIFVWPGHIEGGQRIAHPVSMIDVLPTLLDLLELPPAEIAQGQSLAPLMLGREGWEPRPVIFDEFLVDRETGELSGLIEVVDGRWGASLQINPDPETPEPRRRPSPLLLYDLWNDPMALWSLHEERPDLVQKYTAFLEEQFEAHMALAQYFTPSGEVALTPEQLRTLRSLGYIR, from the coding sequence ATGAACCGACGGAACCCCTCTCGTATCTTCCCGGCTACCGTGCTGGGCCTGACCCTCGTGAGCTGCTCTGGCTCCCCCTCCGGCTCCACGGTCCTGACGGCCGACATGCCGCTGCACCTCGAGCAACATCTCGAAGTTGCCACCATCGTGGGCTCCGAGGTGCCGGCAGACGTTCCGACCGTCTTGGAATGGCGCTTCGACGAGCCCCAAGAAGACTGGAAGCCGGTAGTCCCGTGGAACCCGACGATCGATCCGGTCGAGGTCACGCAGCTCGACGACGCGCTGCGAGTCACGCTGACGGACGGTACGAGGAATCCGAACGGCAACCCGCGGGGCGGCCTCGTTCTCGAGGTGCCCGATTGGAACTACGAGGATCTGGCGCACCTCGTGGTGCGTGCTCGCACCTCCGATGCTGTCAGCGCCTTCTTCATCGGCTTCAACAGGCGAGAGGGGACCGGTACGGATACGAGCGACTCCAATCCATTCGAGCATGGAGGCGATGCGGTCCCTGTTGTACGCGACGGTACGGTGCAGACCTACCGGGCACGGCTGGATTTTTTCGGGGGGAATCCGCCACCGGAGGGACGGATTCGGCAGATCGCCCTGTGGTTCGCGGCCAGCGATCCGGCCAGCATCGACATCCTTTCCATCACACTGACCACGAAGGTGGCCAACTATGCCGACGCGGGTGCGGCCTCGCGCACGGAGATCCGTAACCGGATTTATCGGCAGGCTCTGTATACGCACACGCCGGGTAGCGTGGAGTATCGGGTGAAGATTCCGGAAGGTGGTCGGCTGGACTTCGCCATGGGGGTCTTGCGGGAAGATGTGCCCGTGACTTTCCGCGTCACGGTGATCCCTGATGGTGCCGGGGGTGACGATCCGACCACGCTGTTCGAGGAGCAATACGCGGTCAAGGAGGGCTGGGGTCAACGTTCGGTGGATCTGGCCGACTTTGCCGGCCAGACGGTGACGCTCGGCCTCGAGGCCGAATCTGAGGACGAAGGGCGAGTCGCTTTATGGGGAGCGCCTACCGTGACGGGCGCCGGGCAACCGCCTCTTCCCAACGTCATCTTCTACGTCTTCGACGGCGGTGCAGCGGACTACATGAGCGTTTACGGCTACAACCGTCGCACGACCCCGACCCTGGAGCGGCTGGCCCAGGAAGGCGTCGTGTTCGAGCGAGCGTACAGCAATTCCTCCTGGACCTTGCCCTCGACGGCCTCGTTCATGACTTCCCTACACACGAGTGTGATGGGGAGCTTGAGCGAAGCCGACGTCAACCCTGTGCCTGCCGAGGCCGTGACCATGGCCGAGCACATGCACCGGGCCGGCTACCAGACCGCTGTGTTCACGGGGAACCCCAACGCCGGGACCTTGAGTGGTCTCCAGCGCGGCGTCGATCTGTTTCGGGAGGACTGGGAGGACTTCTCGTACTTCGGTGGGAATAATCACAAGGAGTCCTCGAAGTACCTCCATGAGGGATTCTGGAGCTGGCGGGAAGCCTATCCCAGCCAGCCATTCTGGGCGCACTTCCAGACCACAGACACGCATGGGGACTTTCCGGCTCCGCCACCGTTTGGCGGGCTCTTTGTCACTGCGGAAGAGGCGGAGAGCCTTACGGAGTCGCGTGAGCGCCTGAGGGAGTTTGGCATCGTTGGGCATAATCCCTATTCTCCCGCCTGGGATTCTACGGGGATCAGCCGGACGGCGTTCTACTCTGTGGCCAAGGGCCTGTACGACGAAGCGATGGCCCACAACGACTATCGGCTCGGGCAGCTCATCGACCGGCTGAAGGCTGAAGGGGAGTGGGAGAATACGCTGTTGATCATCGGGGGCGATCACAGCATACGGGCGGCGATAGGTGGCGATGTGGGCCTCGAGCTCAACGACTCGCTGCCTCCCTTTTGGAGCTGGCCGATCCTCCGGCCCACTGTCACCAGGGTGCCCCTCATATTCGTATGGCCGGGCCACATCGAGGGGGGGCAGCGGATAGCCCATCCCGTATCGATGATCGACGTGCTCCCCACCCTTCTCGACCTGCTGGAGCTGCCCCCTGCCGAGATCGCACAGGGGCAGTCGCTGGCTCCTCTGATGTTGGGTCGAGAGGGATGGGAGCCGCGACCGGTGATCTTCGACGAGTTCTTGGTCGATCGCGAGACCGGGGAGCTGTCGGGGTTGATCGAAGTGGTGGACGGTCGTTGGGGCGCTTCGCTTCAGATCAACCCCGACCCGGAGACGCCGGAGCCGCGCCGCCGTCCCTCCCCTCTGTTGCTCTACGACCTGTGGAACGATCCGATGGCTCTGTGGAGCCTGCACGAGGAACGGCCCGACCTCGTCCAGAAGTACACCGCCTTCCTGGAGGAGCAGTTCGAGGCCCACATGGCCCTGGCGCAGTACTTCACGCCATCAGGTGAGGTCGCGCTGACCCCGGAGCAGCTGCGAACGCTACGCTCGCTCGGGTACATCCGGTGA